The sequence below is a genomic window from Streptomyces sp. NBC_00289.
GCTCGACACGCAGGACGAGCACGGCTTCGACGACACCTGGACGCGTGGCGTCTTCACCGACGACTGCCAGCTGGAGTTCCCCGTCGGCAGGGCGTCCGGCCTGGACGGGCTCGCCGCCTTCCACCTCGAGAAGAAGTCGCGCTTCGCCCGCACCCACCACGTCGCCGCCACCTACGGCATCCACCTCGACGGCGACACGGCCCGCCTGCGCGCGCACCTCGTCGCCTCGCACGTACACCACGACGACGGCCCGGACCCCGGCGGCCGCTTCGACATCGGCGGCTACAGCGAGGGCGAGGCCGTGCGCACCCCGGACGGCTGGCGGCTGCACCGCTGGACGTTCCACCTCGTCTGGTCCGCGGGAGCCGGCCCCCGTCCGGGACCGGAGCCGCGCGCACTGCGCAACTCGCAGCCGCGGCCACGCACCTGACGACAAGGCAGTCCACCGACGAAGGGAGAGACCGTGTCAGGAATACCCACCACCCCGCAGGCCATGGAGGCGTTCCTCTGCCGCAACCTGGCGTCCTATCTCGACATCCCCCCGGCCCACCGGATCCACCGCGACCGGCCCCTCTACAGCCAGGGAGTCGACTCCCTCACCGCGCTGTCCCTCCAGCGCAGGCTGGAGCGGGACCTGCACATCCCGGTCCCGGCGAGCTATCTGCTGAGGGAGAACTCGGTCAGTGAACTGGCCGCCGTACTGGCCGATCTGATGCGGCGATCGACGGCGCCCCAAGGGAGCGGGGTGGCGGCGGCCTGAGCGGAATGTCCGAATCCTATTGCTCTCGAAGGCGCGTTTGAGGACAGTGGTGCCCGCACTTCTCGTGAACGTCCGGTGATCGCCTCGTGCGCACGGCGTGTGCGCGCACCTTCCTGACCGTGTCGGCGAAAGGCTGTCGTTGAGACCTGAACGGATCCTCGTGGCGGGCGGGACCGGCTTCGTCGGCTCCCACGTCGTGCCCCTGCTCCGGACGGCCGCGGCGGCCTCGCCGCGGGGTCCCCTCGTACGGCTGCTCACCCACCGCCGCCCCGCGCCCGGCCGGGACACCGGCGAGGTGGAGACCGTGCACGGCGACCTCGCCGACCCCGGCACACTGCGCGGGGTGTGCGAGGACGTCACCACCGTCCTGCACCTGGCGGCCCGGATCGGCGGCAGCGAGGCGGACTGCCGGGCCGTCAACCACGAGGGCACCCGCGCCCTCCTCGCCGAGGCCCGGCGGGCCGGCGTACGCCGCTTCGTCCAGCTCGGCACGGCCGCCGTCTACGGCGACGGACCGCACAGCGGCGAGCCCGAGGGCCGGCTGCCCGAGACCCCCGTCTCCCCGACCAGCGTCACCCGGCTCGCCGGCGAACGGCTCGTGCTCGCCGCCGGCGGGACGGTGGTACGCCCCTACCTCGTCTACGGCGAGGGCGACACCTGGTTCGTCCCCGCGCTCCTCCGACTGCTCCGCCGGCTGCCGCACTGGGTCGACGACGGCGCCGCCCGGCTGTCCCTGATCTCCGCACCCGCCCTGGCCGGCGTCCTGGCCGAACTCGCCCTCGCCCCGCACCCGCCCGCCGGCCCGGCGCCGCGACCCGGCCGCGTCCTGCACGCCGCCCACCCGCGGCCGGTGTCCGCCCGCGAACTGGTCACCACGGTCTGCCGCGCCCTCGACCTGCCGCTGCCGACCGGCACGTTGAGCGGCCACGAGGCGCTGTCCCACCTCGCGGCGACCGACGAGCACGTCTTCCGCCGCCACCTGGCCCTCCTCACGGTGGACCGCTGGTACGCCACAGACCACCTCTGGTCCCTGATCTCCACACCCCCCGGCCCCCCCTTCACCACAGACTTCCCCACCCACGCCCCCTGGTACCGCCACACCCTCCTGGAACCCCACCCAGCGCCCTGAAAAAGGGGCGCGGGGAACGGCGCGCTCAGCCCCCACGCACCGGCAGTTGAGGCACGACCGACAAGGCGGCTTCGCCGCCAAAGGGGGCGCGGGGAACGGCGCGCTCAGCCCCCACGCACCGGCAGTCGAGGCACGACCGACAAGGCGGCTTCGCCGCCGAAGGGGGCGCGGGGAACGGCGCGCTCAGCCCCCACGCACCGGCAGTCGAGGCACGACCGACAAGGCGGCTTCGCCGCCAAAAGGGGTGCGCTCACCCCCGCAACGCCCGCCGCACCCCCCGCACCAACGCCTGCGCCCGCAGATCCGCCGTCACGCTCCTGCGGAACCCGTTCGTCACATAGCCGAACGCGATCCCCGACTCCGGGTCGGCGAAGCCGAGGGCGCCGCCGCGGCCGGGGTGGCCGAAGGAGGCGGGGGAGAGCAGCGGCGAGGCGGCGCCGTGCAGCATCCACCCGAGGCCGAAGCGCGTGT
It includes:
- a CDS encoding NAD-dependent epimerase/dehydratase family protein is translated as MRPERILVAGGTGFVGSHVVPLLRTAAAASPRGPLVRLLTHRRPAPGRDTGEVETVHGDLADPGTLRGVCEDVTTVLHLAARIGGSEADCRAVNHEGTRALLAEARRAGVRRFVQLGTAAVYGDGPHSGEPEGRLPETPVSPTSVTRLAGERLVLAAGGTVVRPYLVYGEGDTWFVPALLRLLRRLPHWVDDGAARLSLISAPALAGVLAELALAPHPPAGPAPRPGRVLHAAHPRPVSARELVTTVCRALDLPLPTGTLSGHEALSHLAATDEHVFRRHLALLTVDRWYATDHLWSLISTPPGPPFTTDFPTHAPWYRHTLLEPHPAP
- a CDS encoding acyl carrier protein, coding for MSGIPTTPQAMEAFLCRNLASYLDIPPAHRIHRDRPLYSQGVDSLTALSLQRRLERDLHIPVPASYLLRENSVSELAAVLADLMRRSTAPQGSGVAAA
- a CDS encoding nuclear transport factor 2 family protein — its product is MTAPPLEQPATAGAPTAGVTVPETELAALREQVRTLTDRAELAELIDRYVTLLDTQDEHGFDDTWTRGVFTDDCQLEFPVGRASGLDGLAAFHLEKKSRFARTHHVAATYGIHLDGDTARLRAHLVASHVHHDDGPDPGGRFDIGGYSEGEAVRTPDGWRLHRWTFHLVWSAGAGPRPGPEPRALRNSQPRPRT